Proteins encoded in a region of the Saccharothrix ecbatanensis genome:
- a CDS encoding Gfo/Idh/MocA family protein, whose product MSDCRIGFVGAGGVALRHARMLAGLPDAAVVAVTDPLADRAERFAAEFGARAVADVPELLALGLDAVYVCVPPFAHGPVEEAVIAAGVPMFVEKPLGLDLEVADRIAASVAERGLLTSVGHHWRYAAPLRQAARVLADRQVRLVTGSWLDKVPPVSWWTRRDQSGGQVVEQAVHVLDVARLLAGEVVEVHAMADGVAPTIAEGDVDGATAAVLRFASGAVGTLNATCLLRRKHRASLEVCADGLVVTLAEDGAVVQLDDGEPWRIEVDPDVAKRAADRAFVDAVLGRPAEPLVPYEEACRTHRLACLIAESAATRRPVRVTSDG is encoded by the coding sequence GTGAGCGACTGCCGGATCGGGTTCGTCGGCGCGGGCGGTGTCGCCCTGCGGCACGCCCGGATGCTGGCCGGGCTGCCGGACGCCGCGGTGGTGGCGGTGACGGACCCGCTCGCCGACCGGGCGGAGCGGTTCGCCGCGGAGTTCGGCGCTCGCGCGGTGGCCGACGTGCCGGAACTTCTCGCCCTCGGGCTCGACGCGGTCTACGTGTGCGTGCCGCCGTTCGCGCACGGTCCCGTCGAGGAGGCGGTGATCGCGGCCGGGGTGCCGATGTTCGTGGAGAAGCCGCTCGGGCTGGACCTGGAGGTCGCGGACCGGATCGCGGCCTCGGTCGCCGAACGAGGGCTGCTGACCTCCGTCGGCCACCACTGGCGCTATGCCGCTCCCCTGCGGCAGGCGGCACGGGTGCTCGCCGACCGCCAGGTGCGGCTGGTCACGGGTTCCTGGCTGGACAAGGTGCCGCCGGTGTCGTGGTGGACGCGGCGCGACCAGTCCGGTGGGCAGGTGGTCGAGCAGGCGGTGCACGTGCTGGACGTGGCGCGACTGCTGGCGGGCGAGGTGGTGGAGGTGCACGCGATGGCCGACGGGGTGGCGCCGACCATCGCCGAAGGGGACGTCGACGGTGCCACGGCCGCGGTGCTGCGGTTCGCGAGCGGGGCGGTCGGCACTCTCAACGCGACGTGCCTGCTGCGGCGCAAGCACCGTGCGAGTCTCGAAGTGTGCGCGGACGGGCTCGTGGTGACGCTGGCGGAGGACGGCGCGGTCGTCCAACTCGACGACGGCGAACCGTGGCGGATCGAGGTGGACCCGGACGTCGCCAAGCGCGCGGCCGACCGGGCGTTCGTGGACGCGGTGCTGGGCAGGCCGGCCGAACCGCTCGTGCCCTACGAGGAGGCCTGCCGCACGCACCGGCTGGCGTGCCTCATCGCGGAGTCGGCGGCGACCCGGCGACCGGTTCGGGTGACGTCCGATGGGTGA
- a CDS encoding class I SAM-dependent methyltransferase, with protein sequence MSTDSTCRICTGTVAEFVDLGTQPLSDAFRLPEDTSEEFFYRLAVGVCGTCGMVQLMEEVPREKMFHEDYPYISQGSAVMRKHFRALAERFLATELAGTDPFVVELGCNDGTMLRAVADAGVRHLGVEPSGAVADMAAAAGVRVRKDFFEESTALSIRDQDGPADVIYAANTLCHIPYMGSILQGVEALLAPAGVFVFEDPYLGDIIERTSFDQIYDEHFFLFSAGSVDEMARRHGLELVDVERLEVHGGEVRYTLARPGARTRSDAVTELLAEEKERGLAERATLDAFGDRIRAIRDDLVALLRQLKAEGKRVVGYGATAKSATVTNLCGIGPDLVEFIGDTTPAKQHRLAPGSHIPVRPAAEFANPYPDYALLFAWNHAAEIMAKEQAFREAGGKWILYVPEVHVV encoded by the coding sequence ATGTCAACCGACTCCACCTGCCGGATCTGCACGGGGACGGTCGCCGAGTTCGTCGATCTCGGCACCCAGCCGCTGTCGGACGCCTTCCGGCTGCCGGAGGACACCTCCGAGGAGTTCTTCTACCGGCTCGCCGTGGGCGTGTGCGGCACCTGCGGCATGGTGCAGCTGATGGAGGAGGTGCCGCGGGAGAAGATGTTCCACGAGGACTACCCGTACATCTCGCAGGGCTCCGCGGTGATGCGCAAGCACTTCCGGGCGTTGGCCGAGCGGTTCCTGGCCACCGAACTCGCCGGGACCGACCCGTTCGTGGTGGAGCTGGGCTGCAACGACGGCACGATGCTGCGCGCGGTGGCCGATGCGGGCGTGCGGCACCTGGGCGTCGAGCCGTCCGGCGCGGTCGCCGACATGGCCGCGGCGGCCGGTGTCCGGGTGCGCAAGGACTTCTTCGAGGAGTCCACCGCGCTGTCCATCCGCGATCAGGACGGCCCGGCCGACGTGATCTACGCGGCGAACACGCTGTGCCACATCCCTTACATGGGCTCGATCCTGCAGGGCGTCGAGGCGCTGCTCGCGCCCGCCGGCGTGTTCGTGTTCGAGGACCCCTACCTGGGCGACATCATCGAGCGGACGTCGTTCGACCAGATCTACGACGAGCACTTCTTCCTGTTCAGCGCCGGTTCGGTGGACGAGATGGCCCGCCGGCACGGCCTGGAGCTGGTCGACGTCGAACGCCTTGAGGTGCACGGCGGCGAGGTCCGCTACACGTTGGCCCGGCCGGGCGCGCGCACGCGGTCCGACGCGGTCACCGAGCTGCTGGCCGAGGAGAAGGAGCGCGGGCTGGCGGAGCGGGCGACGCTGGACGCCTTCGGGGACCGCATCCGCGCCATCCGCGACGACCTGGTGGCGTTGCTGCGTCAGCTGAAGGCCGAGGGCAAGCGGGTGGTCGGCTACGGCGCGACCGCCAAGAGCGCCACCGTGACCAACCTCTGCGGCATCGGCCCGGACCTGGTCGAGTTCATCGGCGACACCACGCCCGCCAAGCAGCACCGGCTCGCGCCCGGCTCCCACATCCCGGTGCGCCCGGCGGCGGAGTTCGCCAACCCGTACCCGGACTACGCGCTGCTCTTCGCCTGGAACCACGCTGCGGAGATCATGGCCAAGGAACAGGCGTTCCGGGAGGCGGGCGGCAAGTGGATCCTGTACGTCCCCGAAGTGCACGTGGTCTGA
- a CDS encoding glycosyltransferase has protein sequence MGVTVLMNAGPWLPVPPNGYGGIENIVATLVPELRKRGVRVVLATVGTSTLPVDEQVSLFPDGQFEHLLKPYNRVSGIAPAHLHRVLAELRARDDIDLVHDHVEVIGLSTLAAAGVPALHTLHWDLAKNRDFYATVDLGPRQFVNGVSADQLRAAPPSLLRHSLGHVHLATPLADTAASRTLPAKAEHVVVLGRVTRCKGQHIAVRVARELGWPLILAGPVGPFHTPEDLERAPATDPAVRSNPDVRYWCDEVAPHVDGRRVSWLGTVHGRERERLLATATAALFPITWAEPGGTAVVEALALGCPVVGFRRGCLPELLDHGRTGLLAEPDDETDLLEQLVGSKRIDPAECAREAVRRFRPGTMADRYLELYRHVLGAS, from the coding sequence ATGGGCGTGACCGTGCTGATGAACGCCGGTCCGTGGCTGCCCGTGCCGCCGAACGGCTACGGCGGCATCGAGAACATCGTCGCCACGCTGGTGCCCGAGCTGCGCAAGCGCGGTGTGCGGGTCGTCCTCGCCACCGTCGGCACGAGCACGCTGCCGGTGGACGAGCAAGTGTCGTTGTTCCCGGACGGTCAGTTCGAACACCTGCTCAAGCCCTACAACAGGGTGTCCGGCATCGCCCCTGCCCACTTGCACCGCGTGCTGGCCGAGCTCCGTGCCCGCGACGACATCGACCTCGTCCACGACCACGTCGAGGTGATCGGCCTGAGCACCCTCGCGGCGGCCGGTGTGCCGGCGCTGCACACACTGCACTGGGACCTCGCCAAGAACCGGGACTTCTACGCCACCGTCGACCTCGGCCCGCGGCAGTTCGTCAACGGGGTGTCGGCCGACCAGTTGCGGGCCGCGCCACCGTCGTTGCTCCGGCACAGCCTCGGGCACGTGCACCTGGCCACCCCGCTCGCCGACACCGCCGCCTCCCGGACGCTGCCGGCGAAGGCCGAGCACGTGGTGGTCCTCGGCCGGGTGACGCGGTGCAAGGGCCAGCACATCGCCGTGCGGGTGGCCCGTGAGCTGGGATGGCCGTTGATCCTCGCCGGGCCGGTCGGGCCTTTCCACACCCCGGAGGACTTGGAACGGGCGCCGGCCACCGATCCCGCCGTGCGGTCCAACCCCGATGTCCGCTACTGGTGCGACGAGGTCGCGCCGCACGTCGACGGACGGCGGGTGAGCTGGCTGGGGACGGTGCACGGGCGTGAGCGGGAACGACTCCTGGCCACCGCCACCGCCGCCCTGTTCCCGATCACGTGGGCGGAACCGGGCGGGACCGCCGTGGTCGAGGCGCTCGCACTCGGCTGCCCGGTGGTCGGTTTCCGCCGCGGCTGCCTGCCCGAACTCCTCGACCACGGCCGCACCGGCCTGCTGGCCGAGCCGGACGACGAGACCGACCTCCTGGAACAGCTGGTCGGCAGCAAGCGGATCGACCCGGCGGAGTGCGCGCGCGAGGCGGTGCGGCGGTTCCGGCCCGGCACGATGGCAGACCGCTACCTGGAGCTGTACCGGCACGTGCTGGGTGCGTCGTGA
- a CDS encoding NAD-dependent epimerase/dehydratase family protein has product MKALRAGTKVAVLGGSGFVGSAVAARLAAAGAAVRVVARNPGVPPFRAESVAADLTEPGRVAAAVAGADVVLPLVLFTGSGTWRVEEGGADDAARVNVGVIADVVAAVGAAVVFPGSTSQVGPGAPERIDGAEPDRPDSEYDRQKCAAERLVLDAGGCGLRLPTVFGPSSGSPDRGVVAAMARRALTGQPLTVWGSGEMERDLLFVEDVAEAFVVAVAHVDELAGRAWLIGSGAGTSVRRLFEAVSEAVAAHTGLPPVPVRSVPPPEHATPMDFRSLVADPAAFSGVTGWRARVPLADAVARTVAAVADELHSGRTEPAHP; this is encoded by the coding sequence GTGAAGGCTTTGCGCGCGGGTACCAAGGTCGCGGTGCTCGGCGGCTCGGGGTTCGTCGGTTCGGCGGTGGCCGCGCGGTTGGCCGCCGCCGGGGCAGCGGTGCGGGTGGTCGCCCGCAACCCCGGCGTGCCGCCGTTCCGGGCCGAGTCGGTCGCCGCCGACCTGACCGAGCCCGGCCGGGTCGCCGCCGCCGTCGCCGGGGCGGATGTCGTGCTGCCACTGGTGTTGTTCACCGGCAGCGGCACCTGGCGGGTCGAGGAGGGCGGCGCGGACGACGCCGCCAGGGTCAACGTGGGCGTGATCGCCGACGTGGTGGCCGCGGTCGGTGCGGCGGTGGTGTTCCCCGGCTCCACCTCACAAGTCGGACCCGGTGCGCCGGAACGGATCGACGGCGCCGAACCGGACCGGCCGGACAGCGAGTACGACCGGCAGAAGTGCGCGGCCGAACGCCTCGTGCTGGACGCGGGCGGCTGCGGTCTGCGGCTGCCCACGGTGTTCGGTCCCTCGTCGGGCTCACCGGACCGGGGCGTGGTGGCCGCGATGGCGCGCCGCGCGTTGACCGGACAGCCGTTGACCGTGTGGGGCAGCGGGGAGATGGAACGGGACCTGCTGTTCGTCGAGGACGTGGCCGAGGCGTTCGTGGTCGCGGTCGCGCACGTCGACGAGCTCGCCGGACGCGCGTGGCTGATCGGCTCCGGCGCCGGGACCTCGGTGCGGCGCCTGTTCGAAGCGGTGTCCGAAGCGGTGGCCGCGCACACCGGGCTGCCGCCGGTGCCGGTGCGGTCGGTGCCACCGCCGGAACATGCCACACCGATGGACTTCCGGAGCCTGGTGGCGGATCCGGCGGCGTTCAGCGGGGTCACCGGGTGGCGTGCCCGCGTGCCGTTGGCCGACGCGGTCGCCCGGACGGTCGCCGCCGTGGCCGACGAACTCCACAGTGGACGGACCGAGCCGGCGCACCCCTAA
- a CDS encoding dTDP-4-dehydrorhamnose 3,5-epimerase family protein, with translation MKARELAVSGAWEFEPEVFPDDRGLFVSQFQESVYVEAVGAPLFAVAQASTSVSRRGVARGVHYARTSPGCAKYVHCSRGRVLDFVIDLRVGSPTFGVWDSVELSADSFRAVHIPAGLGHAFLALEDDSTVCYLMSRGYQPDDELAVSLLDPDLALPMPADAVQSHRDLVAPTLDKARAAGLLPAYSA, from the coding sequence ATGAAAGCGCGTGAGCTCGCCGTCAGCGGCGCCTGGGAGTTCGAGCCCGAGGTCTTCCCCGACGACCGCGGTCTGTTCGTCTCCCAGTTCCAGGAATCGGTGTACGTGGAGGCCGTCGGCGCGCCGCTGTTCGCGGTGGCGCAGGCCAGCACCAGCGTTTCCCGCCGCGGTGTCGCCCGGGGCGTGCACTACGCCCGCACCTCGCCCGGCTGCGCCAAATACGTGCACTGCTCACGTGGCCGGGTGCTGGACTTCGTGATCGACCTGCGGGTCGGCTCACCGACGTTCGGCGTCTGGGACTCCGTCGAACTGTCCGCGGACAGCTTCCGCGCCGTCCACATCCCGGCCGGGCTCGGGCACGCGTTCCTGGCGCTGGAGGACGATTCCACCGTCTGCTACCTGATGTCCCGCGGCTACCAGCCGGACGACGAGCTGGCGGTGTCCCTGTTGGACCCGGACCTGGCGCTGCCCATGCCCGCCGACGCGGTCCAGTCCCACCGCGACCTCGTCGCACCCACCCTCGACAAGGCTCGTGCCGCCGGGCTGCTGCCCGCGTACTCGGCCTGA
- a CDS encoding zinc-binding dehydrogenase, with the protein MGERVLVVEAPGRAVVCDEQEPEPLADGEFHVQTLYSGLSAGTELSFFKGTNPALHAQWDTELGLFRPVATGSGYPVRKLGYMEVGTVTESRAAGVTAGSVVAMTYGHRTGYRGNPLRDRVIVLPEALDPLLGVYVAHMGPICANGLLHAAAELHGTDVRSLADGVRGRRVVVTGGGVVGLLTGLFARHHGAAEVVVVDPTPQRRAAATALGLTAADPDATDLAVELKSRWRHGPGDRGADVVFQCRGRSSGLALALRLLRPQGAVIDLAFYPDGAGDVRLGEEFHHNGLTVRCAQIGRVPRGTAHAWDRERLSAETVDLLLSAHEAITRHMITTRVPFEEAPGLLADLAARRTHVLQAVLTFREPHGRF; encoded by the coding sequence ATGGGTGAACGGGTGCTGGTGGTAGAGGCTCCCGGACGTGCGGTGGTGTGTGACGAGCAGGAACCGGAGCCGTTGGCGGACGGCGAGTTCCACGTCCAGACGCTCTACAGTGGACTGTCGGCGGGCACCGAGCTGTCGTTCTTCAAAGGCACGAATCCCGCGCTTCACGCGCAGTGGGACACGGAACTCGGCCTGTTCCGCCCGGTGGCGACCGGTTCGGGCTACCCGGTGCGCAAGCTCGGCTACATGGAGGTCGGCACGGTCACCGAGAGCCGGGCCGCCGGTGTAACGGCGGGCAGCGTGGTGGCCATGACCTACGGCCACCGGACGGGGTATCGCGGGAATCCCTTGCGCGATCGGGTGATCGTGCTGCCGGAGGCGCTGGATCCGTTGCTCGGCGTGTACGTCGCGCACATGGGACCCATCTGTGCCAACGGCTTGCTGCACGCCGCGGCGGAACTGCACGGCACCGATGTGCGCTCGCTTGCGGACGGAGTGCGCGGCCGACGGGTCGTGGTGACGGGCGGCGGGGTCGTCGGGCTGCTCACCGGGCTGTTCGCCCGGCACCACGGCGCCGCGGAGGTCGTCGTCGTCGACCCCACTCCGCAGCGGCGTGCGGCGGCGACGGCGTTGGGCCTCACCGCCGCCGACCCGGACGCCACGGACTTGGCGGTCGAGCTGAAGTCGCGGTGGCGGCACGGCCCCGGTGATCGCGGCGCGGACGTCGTCTTCCAGTGCCGCGGGCGGTCGTCGGGGCTCGCACTGGCGCTGAGACTGCTCCGGCCGCAGGGAGCGGTGATCGACCTGGCGTTCTACCCGGACGGCGCGGGGGACGTGCGGCTGGGCGAGGAGTTCCACCACAACGGCCTGACCGTCCGGTGCGCCCAGATCGGCCGGGTGCCGCGCGGCACGGCCCACGCCTGGGACCGGGAACGGCTGTCCGCCGAGACCGTCGACCTGCTCCTCTCGGCGCACGAGGCCATCACCCGGCACATGATCACCACGCGGGTGCCGTTCGAGGAAGCGCCCGGCCTGCTGGCCGACCTCGCCGCCCGTCGGACGCACGTGCTCCAGGCCGTACTCACGTTCCGAGAGCCTCATGGTCGGTTTTGA
- a CDS encoding AAA family ATPase encodes MVLSDHRGALAELTALLAECTLGAGRFALVSGGLASGKTELLQQFQRRAADAGALLLTAAGAPAERALQAGIVDQLFHGAGLPPEIADRISHLIMPFAATVDESDSDVRAIRHGSVRAVHEMCGIVLELTRERPVVICVDDVQFADSSSLQFLLYLRRRMGSGRVLVVLTEWEQPQLTLPLFHGEMTRRPHHRIRLAPLSEAGIADLLRERAGQDDADAADEAAESAPVLHRITGGNPMLVRAMIEDVDAGRPAGPERVGPAFGRAVLECLHRWEAGLLDVARAVAVLGEDRTPLLVGRLAGTTPEAAEQVADILTAAGLLVDGRFRHPGAEAAVLDSMPGAERSRLHAHAAELLYQRGAATAVVADHLVAADRVSAGWPVAVLRIAAEQALMGDDVAAAVRYLEPALPAADEDERLGITCVLVHALWRVNPAAAVVHAAPLREAMWDGRLRGRDAMSVVQHALWNGDEATAIRALDILKAKPELLDAQSAAELRIICQWVHGLGAATSMASNAASDADPWVAAAEALGTFWTAEFCADATDSAEHILQSCHPGDMALEVVLTALLILVHGGHTEHAERWCERLAAEAARSGAVTWQALIEVIRADIALRRGEVVVAVARAETALGLLPHQGWGVSIGYPLAVLLQANSVLGRHRVVGELMRLRVPDAMFSTVCGLRYLNARGHANLTAGRVLAAISDFQNCGTRMRDWGIDLPVLASWRCGLAEANLLLGRPEVARELIREQMRLPAGDRRTRGTSLRVMAAAGEPEERPALLREAVHHLRQAGDRVELARALSDLSEALADIGEHGQSRELARIAAEETKASYSGALPIPIDWAVGDAADPPDEPPALSDSERRVAELAAQGHTNREISGLLYITVSTVEQHLTRVYRKLGLKSRADLPRRLAHLTGTTSTRAFEARG; translated from the coding sequence ATGGTGCTTTCGGACCACCGTGGTGCCCTCGCCGAGTTGACCGCCCTGCTCGCCGAATGCACGCTGGGCGCGGGGCGTTTCGCTCTCGTCAGCGGGGGTCTGGCCAGCGGAAAGACCGAGCTGTTGCAGCAGTTCCAGCGCCGTGCCGCGGACGCCGGGGCCCTCCTGCTGACGGCGGCGGGCGCGCCCGCCGAGCGCGCCCTCCAGGCCGGGATCGTCGACCAGTTGTTCCACGGCGCCGGTCTGCCGCCGGAGATCGCGGACCGCATTTCGCACCTGATCATGCCGTTTGCGGCGACCGTAGATGAGTCAGATTCGGATGTCCGCGCTATTCGGCACGGCAGTGTGCGCGCGGTGCACGAGATGTGCGGAATTGTCCTCGAATTAACCCGCGAGCGGCCCGTGGTGATCTGCGTGGACGACGTTCAATTCGCGGACAGTTCGTCATTGCAATTCCTGCTCTACCTCCGCCGGCGGATGGGCTCCGGGCGCGTGCTCGTGGTGCTGACCGAGTGGGAACAGCCCCAGCTGACCCTGCCGCTGTTCCACGGCGAGATGACGCGCCGGCCGCACCACCGCATCCGGCTCGCCCCGCTGTCCGAAGCCGGCATCGCCGACCTGCTGCGCGAGCGCGCCGGCCAGGACGACGCCGACGCGGCCGACGAAGCCGCCGAGTCGGCCCCGGTGCTGCACCGGATCACCGGCGGCAACCCGATGCTGGTCCGGGCCATGATCGAGGACGTGGACGCCGGCCGGCCGGCCGGACCGGAACGGGTCGGCCCGGCGTTCGGGCGCGCGGTGCTGGAGTGCCTGCACCGCTGGGAAGCGGGCCTGCTGGACGTGGCCCGTGCGGTCGCCGTGCTCGGCGAGGACCGCACGCCCCTCCTGGTCGGGCGGCTGGCGGGCACCACGCCCGAGGCCGCCGAGCAGGTGGCCGACATCCTCACCGCCGCCGGCCTGCTGGTCGACGGCCGGTTCCGGCACCCCGGCGCCGAGGCCGCCGTCCTGGACAGCATGCCGGGCGCGGAGCGTTCACGGCTGCACGCGCACGCCGCCGAGTTGCTCTACCAGCGCGGCGCGGCCACCGCCGTCGTCGCCGATCACCTGGTGGCGGCGGACCGCGTGTCGGCCGGGTGGCCGGTGGCCGTGCTGCGGATCGCCGCCGAGCAGGCGCTGATGGGCGACGACGTGGCCGCCGCCGTGCGGTACCTCGAACCGGCGCTGCCCGCGGCCGACGAAGACGAACGCCTTGGCATCACGTGCGTGCTCGTGCACGCGCTGTGGCGGGTCAACCCCGCCGCCGCCGTCGTGCACGCCGCACCCCTGCGCGAAGCGATGTGGGACGGGCGCTTACGCGGCCGGGACGCGATGAGCGTCGTGCAGCACGCCCTGTGGAACGGCGACGAGGCCACCGCGATCCGCGCGCTCGACATCCTCAAGGCCAAGCCGGAGCTGTTGGACGCGCAGAGCGCCGCCGAACTGCGGATCATCTGCCAGTGGGTCCACGGCCTGGGCGCGGCGACCTCGATGGCGTCGAACGCCGCGTCCGACGCGGACCCGTGGGTAGCCGCGGCAGAGGCGTTGGGCACGTTCTGGACCGCCGAGTTCTGCGCGGACGCCACCGACAGCGCCGAGCACATCCTCCAGAGCTGCCACCCCGGCGACATGGCCTTGGAGGTCGTGCTCACCGCACTGCTGATCCTCGTGCACGGCGGGCACACCGAACACGCCGAGCGCTGGTGCGAGCGGCTTGCCGCCGAAGCCGCCCGCAGCGGCGCGGTGACCTGGCAGGCGCTCATCGAGGTGATCAGGGCGGACATCGCGTTGCGCCGCGGCGAGGTCGTGGTGGCGGTCGCCCGCGCGGAGACCGCGTTAGGGCTGCTGCCGCACCAGGGCTGGGGCGTGTCGATCGGCTACCCGCTCGCGGTGCTGCTGCAAGCCAACAGCGTCCTGGGCCGGCACCGCGTGGTCGGCGAGCTGATGCGGCTGCGCGTGCCGGACGCCATGTTCTCCACCGTCTGCGGCCTGCGCTACCTCAACGCGCGCGGTCACGCCAACCTCACCGCCGGCCGCGTGCTGGCCGCCATCAGCGATTTCCAGAACTGCGGCACCCGGATGCGCGACTGGGGCATCGACCTGCCGGTGCTGGCGTCGTGGCGCTGCGGCCTGGCCGAGGCGAACCTCCTGCTCGGCCGCCCGGAAGTGGCCCGCGAGCTCATCCGCGAACAGATGCGGCTCCCCGCCGGCGACCGGCGCACGCGCGGGACGTCGCTGCGGGTGATGGCCGCGGCCGGTGAACCGGAAGAGCGGCCCGCGCTGCTCCGCGAAGCCGTGCACCACCTCCGTCAGGCGGGCGACCGGGTCGAGCTGGCCCGCGCGCTGTCGGACCTCAGCGAGGCCCTGGCCGACATCGGCGAGCACGGGCAGTCCAGGGAACTGGCCAGGATCGCGGCCGAGGAGACGAAGGCGTCCTACTCCGGCGCGCTGCCCATCCCGATCGACTGGGCGGTCGGCGACGCGGCGGACCCGCCCGACGAGCCGCCCGCGCTCAGCGACTCCGAACGCCGGGTCGCCGAACTCGCCGCGCAGGGCCACACGAACCGGGAGATCAGCGGGCTGCTCTACATCACGGTGAGCACCGTGGAGCAGCACCTCACCAGGGTGTACCGCAAGCTCGGCCTCAAAAGCCGGGCGGACCTTCCCCGTCGACTCGCGCACCTCACCGGCACGACGAGCACCCGGGCGTTCGAAGCGCGCGGGTGA
- a CDS encoding glucosyl-3-phosphoglycerate synthase, protein MNEPTRSATVRDWLTRRTYHHGRWLPRELSARKDGRQVSVVIPARDEQATIGSIVTTVRRRLVHDVPLVDEIIVVDSRSRDRTAEVAAAAGATVVGQDDVLPALEPLSGKGDALWKGLAASSGDVVAFVDGDLRDFSAHFVTGLLGPLLTDPEVCYVKGFYRRALEYGDKVEADGGGRVTELVARPLLNLFWPELAGFVQPLAGEYAGRRSVLTRLPFVADYGVEVGHLIDLLSLYGLDGLAQVDLDVRRHSHQTTHRLGVMAAQIMQTVFDRLGRAGRLPGGTRGAMTLTQFHHSTGPDLDPVDIGVSFRERPPLAFTEVARWA, encoded by the coding sequence ATGAACGAGCCGACCCGATCCGCCACTGTCCGTGACTGGCTCACCCGACGCACCTACCACCACGGCCGGTGGCTTCCGCGAGAGCTGAGCGCCCGCAAGGACGGTCGGCAGGTCAGCGTGGTCATCCCGGCCCGGGACGAGCAGGCGACGATCGGCTCCATCGTGACCACCGTCCGGCGGCGCCTGGTGCACGACGTGCCGTTGGTGGACGAGATCATCGTGGTGGACTCCCGGTCCCGCGACCGGACCGCCGAGGTGGCCGCGGCGGCGGGCGCGACCGTGGTCGGCCAGGACGACGTGCTGCCCGCGCTGGAGCCGTTGTCCGGCAAGGGCGACGCGCTGTGGAAGGGCCTGGCGGCGAGCAGCGGGGACGTGGTCGCGTTCGTGGACGGCGACCTGCGCGACTTCTCCGCGCACTTCGTCACCGGGCTGCTCGGTCCGCTGCTCACCGACCCGGAAGTCTGCTACGTCAAGGGTTTCTACCGCCGTGCGCTGGAGTACGGAGACAAGGTCGAGGCCGACGGCGGCGGGCGGGTCACCGAACTCGTCGCCCGACCGCTGCTGAACCTGTTCTGGCCGGAACTGGCCGGGTTCGTCCAGCCGCTCGCGGGCGAGTACGCGGGGCGGCGCTCGGTGCTCACCCGGCTGCCGTTCGTGGCCGACTACGGCGTCGAGGTGGGCCACCTCATCGACCTGCTGTCGCTGTACGGGCTGGACGGGCTGGCGCAGGTCGACCTGGACGTGCGCCGGCACTCGCACCAGACGACGCACCGCCTCGGCGTGATGGCGGCGCAGATCATGCAGACCGTCTTCGACCGGCTGGGGCGCGCGGGGCGACTGCCCGGCGGCACGCGCGGCGCCATGACGCTGACCCAGTTCCACCACTCGACCGGCCCCGACCTGGATCCGGTCGACATCGGCGTGTCGTTCCGCGAACGCCCGCCGTTGGCCTTCACGGAGGTCGCGCGATGGGCGTGA
- a CDS encoding ATP-binding protein — protein MSTVEVPRDGVDLDLPDTPPTPAALSGLVAGTFPGTGDDRLVDILVVAGQLVGNAYLHAHAPRRLRLTRSGDGELVRVEVDDASPSRLPVLGRLDTPEHGRGLLMVNRLSVNWGHRPRRDHKTVWAEVRLV, from the coding sequence GTGAGCACTGTCGAAGTCCCTCGGGACGGGGTCGATCTCGACCTGCCCGACACGCCTCCCACACCGGCCGCGCTGTCGGGACTCGTGGCCGGCACGTTCCCGGGAACCGGCGACGACCGGCTGGTGGACATCCTGGTGGTCGCCGGGCAACTGGTGGGCAACGCCTATCTGCACGCCCACGCGCCACGCCGGCTGCGGTTGACCCGGTCGGGCGACGGCGAACTGGTCCGGGTCGAAGTGGACGACGCCAGCCCGAGCCGACTCCCGGTCCTGGGCCGGCTCGACACCCCCGAGCACGGCCGGGGCCTGCTCATGGTCAACCGGCTGTCGGTCAACTGGGGGCATCGGCCCCGGCGTGACCACAAGACGGTCTGGGCCGAGGTCCGACTGGTCTGA
- a CDS encoding ATP-binding protein, whose amino-acid sequence MDVVERSPDHIDFDLEDNVPPMRRARTWITENLPDLDRSQLLDLLVIADALLTNAFEHASAPRRLRLRRLRRPRGGRVVRVEVDDASPELLPVLGKPGARGLHNRGLLLVNRLSSGWGVDPHERHKTVWGEVGA is encoded by the coding sequence GTGGACGTCGTCGAACGGTCCCCTGACCACATCGACTTCGACTTGGAGGACAACGTTCCGCCGATGCGCCGTGCGCGGACGTGGATCACCGAGAACCTGCCCGACCTGGACCGGTCGCAACTGCTCGACCTGTTGGTTATCGCCGACGCCCTGTTGACCAACGCCTTCGAGCACGCCAGCGCGCCGCGACGGCTGCGGCTGCGGCGGCTGCGGCGGCCGCGTGGCGGGCGGGTGGTCCGGGTGGAAGTGGACGACGCCAGCCCTGAACTGCTGCCCGTGCTGGGCAAGCCTGGCGCGCGTGGACTGCACAACCGAGGTCTGCTGCTGGTGAACCGGTTGTCGTCCGGGTGGGGCGTGGACCCCCATGAGCGTCACAAGACGGTGTGGGGAGAGGTCGGGGCCTGA